A stretch of Panulirus ornatus isolate Po-2019 chromosome 36, ASM3632096v1, whole genome shotgun sequence DNA encodes these proteins:
- the LOC139760424 gene encoding uncharacterized protein — translation MLSQAAAIDCSIVTLQDNTMNGKRVACSLCDKTFVSNSIMKRHMFMHTGKRPFRCTQCQKSFTHHYRLLRHLKIHTDEKQYECSQCQKFFSRRSDLVRHMKIHTGDKPYGCSFCPKYFSRRSYLVEHMTIHTEEKPYGCSHCLKYFSRKSTLVEHMTIHTGEKPYECSHCQKSFSWRSTLVQHMTIHTGKKSYECPHCQKPFSYRSNLAEHMTVHTGEKPFECSQCQKTFSHRRDLKRHMTIHTGEKPYACSYCQKTFSWKSTLVQHITFHTGKKPCVCSHCQKTFSQRSYLVQHMKVHTEEKPYECSHCQKTFSQRSYLMQHLKVHKGRKASMFIQSGKGCQSEAHFGKEMSCQQTSKDHLMSHLPVGKFSSPENLKQEVVSSEESNVYKTDFYPGVVMIVPQSPVKTEVGDTDIVKEEF, via the coding sequence ATGCTGTCACAGGCTGCAGCTATAGATTGCAGCATAGTTACTTTACAAGACAACACCATGAATGGTAAACGAGTGGCATGTTCATTGTGTGACAAAACTTTTGTATCAAATTCTATCATGAAAAGGCATATGTTTATGCACACTGGAAAGAGACCTTTCAGGTGTACACAATGTCAAAAAAGCTTTACCCATCACTATCGTCTTTTAAGGCACTTGAAAATTCACACAGATGAGAAACagtatgaatgttcacagtgccagaaGTTCTTCTCCCGTAGAAGTGATTTAGTGCGTCACATGAAAATTCACACCGGAGACAAGCCATATGGATGTTCATTCTGTCCAAAGTACTTCTCTCGGAGGAGTTATTTAGTGGAGCACATGACCATTCATACAGAAGAGAAACCATATGGATGTTCACATTGCTTGAAATACTTTTCCAGGAAGAGTACTTTAGTAGAGCATATGActattcacacaggagagaagccttatgaatgttcacattgccaaaagtcCTTCTCCTGGAGAAGTACTCTAGTGCAGCAtatgactattcatacaggaaAGAAGTCATATGAATGTCCTCATTGCCAAAAGCCCTTCTCTTACAGGAGTAATTTAGCagagcacatgactgttcatactggagaaaagccatttgaatgttcacaatgccaaaagaccttctcccatcGGAGGGATTTAAAGCGAcacatgactattcatacaggtgagaagccatatgcATGTTCATATTGCCAAAAGACATTTTCCTGGAAGAGTACTTTAGTGCAGCACATAACTTTTCATACAGGAAAGAAACCATGTGTGTgctcacattgccaaaagactttctccCAGAGAAGTTATTTAGTGCAGCATATGAAAGTTCATACagaagagaagccatatgaatgttcacattgccagaaGACCTTCTCCCAAAGGAGTTATCTGATGCAGCACTTGAAAGTTCATAAAGGAAGGAAAGCTTCCATGTTTATCCAGTCTGGTAAAGGCTGCCAGAGTGAAGCTCACTTTGGCAAGGAGATGTCCTGCCAGCAAACATCCAAGGACCATTTGATGTCTCACTTACCAGTGGGGAAGTTTAGTAGTCCTGAGAATTTGAAACAGGAAGTTGTTAGTAGTGAAGAATCCAATGTCTACAAGACAGATTTCTACCCAGGAGTGGTCATGATTGTCCCTCAGTCACCTGTAAAGACTGAGGTAGGTGACACAGACATTGTTAAGGAAGAATTTTGA